The genomic interval CGCACCAGTGGTTCGAAGATGTCGAGAAAGCGTCGGGCCAGGATGCGCGCTTCGTCGCGAAAACCGGCGTTGAAGGCCGGCTGGCCGCAACAGGTCTGCTCGGGGGGAAAGTAGACTTCGACGCCTTGGCGCTCCAATAGATCGACCGTCGCCATGCCCACTTCGGGATAGAGCATATCGACCATACAGGTGACAAATAGCGCCACGCGCGCTGGCGGGGCAGCAAATTGTTTCTTGTGCATCCGTTCATTATCCCATGCTTTGCGCCCTTCGTCCAGAAGCAGTGCGGCATAGCAGGAATTCCAAATTTGACTTTTGGGCTACGAAGTCGAGAGAATAAAGCCTCGATGCGGACAAGGAGGCAGCCCGATGGCAGTAACCTTTGACTGGATGGTGAAGCAAGTGCGCAGTACATTTGCCAGTTTGCCAGATTATCGTCAGGGTCAGAACGTAAGCTATCGGATCCAAGATGGGGCGATTGGTGCGTTCAGCGTGTTTTTCATGCAGTCCCCCTCGTTCCTG from Candidatus Eisenbacteria bacterium carries:
- a CDS encoding (Fe-S)-binding protein, producing MHKKQFAAPPARVALFVTCMVDMLYPEVGMATVDLLERQGVEVYFPPEQTCCGQPAFNAGFRDEARILARRFLDIFEPLVR